The following are encoded together in the Equus asinus isolate D_3611 breed Donkey unplaced genomic scaffold, EquAss-T2T_v2 contig_197, whole genome shotgun sequence genome:
- the LOC123276101 gene encoding zinc finger protein 892-like isoform X4 translates to MDFAHVEVDQLNSAQRNMGLDLKVENCGSLVFWDSESIPETKVSLSKQEVYEEVSSERELVIERLKKDDSWDPRLIEALECEGTLARQKRNQKKDLRQVIIKHKKTPMEDCSDMGEKSSPIKHQKVYSVKKPWKCNECGKSFGYYSAFILHQRIHTGEKPYVCNECGKAFSRSLSLIQHQRIHTGEKPYGCNKCGKAFSHRSALIQHHIIHTGEKPYECNECGKAFNQSTYLIQHHRIHTGEKLYKCKECGKAFNDTSSLLKHQRVHTGEKPYGCKECGRAFSDRSGLAQHQRTHTGEKPYECSECGKAFSYCSALIQHQGTHTGEKPYKCTECGKAFSDRSALVRHQRIHTGEKPYKCKECEKAFSQSSSLTKHLRTHTGEKPYKCNDCDKAFSQSSSLIQYQKTHTGEKPYKCKKIEKTFSVHSAFHQHKEIHDELNAVDS, encoded by the coding sequence attcTGAATCTATACCTGAAACTAAAGTGTCCCTTTCAAAGCAGGAAGTTTATGAAGAAGTATCATCTGAAAGGGAGCTGGTGATAGAAAGACTTAAAAAGGATGATTCCTGGGATCCCAGATTGATAGAAGCCTTGGAATGTGAAGGCACATTGGCAAGgcagaaaagaaatcagaagaaagatTTAAGGCAAGTCATAATTAAACACAAGAAAACCCCTATGGAAGATTGTAGTGATATGGGGGAAAAGTCAAGCCCAATTAAACATCAGAAGGTTTACTCGGTAAAAAAGCCTTGGAAGTGCAATGAGTGTGGGAAGTCCTTCGGTTACTACTCAGCCTTTATcctacatcagagaattcatactggagagaagccctatgtttgtaatgaatgtgggaaggccttcagtcGGAGCTTATCACTTATTcagcatcagagaattcacactggagagaaaccttatgggTGTAAcaaatgtgggaaagctttcagtcatcGCTCAGCCCTTATTCAGCATCATATtattcatactggagaaaaaccctatgaatgcaatgaatgtgggaaggccttcaaccAAAGCACTTACCTTATTCAACACCACAGAatacacactggagagaaactctataaatgcaaagaatgtgggaaagctttcaatgACACCTCATCCCTTCTTAAACATCAAAGggttcatactggagagaaaccctatggaTGTAAAGAGTGTGGGAGAGCCTTTAGTGACAGGTCAGGGCTTGCTCAACATCAGAGAACTCATACAGGGGAAAAGCCATATGAatgtagtgaatgtgggaaagctttcagttacTGTTCAGCCCTTATTCAACATCAAGGCACCCATACTGGggagaaaccttacaaatgtactgaatgtgggaaagccttcagtgacCGCTCAGCTCTTGTaagacatcagagaattcatactggagagaaaccttacaaatgtaaagaatgtgAGAAGGCCTTCAGTCAGAGCTCATCCCTTACAAAGCATCtgagaactcatactggagagaaaccgtaTAAATGCAATGATTGTGACAAAGCCTTCAGCCAGAGTTCATCTCTTATTCAATATCAGAAAACtcatacaggagaaaaaccctacaaatgtaagaaaattgagaaaaccttCAGTGTGCATTCAGCCTTTCATCAACATAAAGAAATTCATGATGAACTGAATGCAGTAGATTCAtga